ATGATGATACGTTAATCGTTCAGTTAGATGACTGGCTTAAACCCTATTTAGATGATGTGCGCAATTTGACGCAATTGCAGCAAGTCGATTGCTACACGCTACTGCTAAACCAAATGCCGTGGGCTACTCAAAAGCACCTTGAGACTTTATTGCCGACCAAGTGGCTTATGGCGACAGGTACCCATGCCAAGATTGAATACGACAGCGACGGACGTGGGCGACTCAGTGTTAGGCTACAAGAGGCCTTAGGTATGCAGGAAAGTCCTAAACTGGCGCAGGGAAAGTTAGTGGTCACTATGGAGCTATTGTCTCCAGCACGTAGACCTTTGGCGTTAACAGCTGATCTTGCCAGTTTTTGGCAAGGGCCTTATGAACATGTCAAAAAAGAGATGAAAGGGCGTTATCCTAGGCATCTATGGCCAGATGATCCGGCTAATACTCAGCCGACTAAATTTACCAAGAAGAAGACGTTCGCCCAAAAGTAATTTTGGCTAATTAGAATTGGGTTTAGTTAAAATCAGCATTTAGTTTATTGCTTTTAAAGCTGCGGCTTCGCGGCCGAGAACGTTGTGGCGTTTTGCCTACATCAAAGACAGAAGTAATCAAACTTCGTTTGATAAAGGTCGTGAGTTTCCAGCTCACACTCGGGCAAAAGGGGATCAACAGCAATCCCCTCTTGCCTAATTCTTACAAAAGAAGTCCCGTGCCGCCCCGACGAAGTTGTTTATCCTCCGTCATTTTCGAAAACCCCTATCGCCTCATATTCGCCATCCATGGCTCACCTAAGGCTATCTCGGCATTCATGCCTCAATCACGTGATTATCTTCAATGACCTCGGCAACTTCGATGGGGAATCAATGTTTTCTGATAGTTTTGCGGCGCGGTGATTTGTTTATTCTTAAATTGAGAACTCAAATGGTGAACTGTTGTGCTTTTCAAACTCAGTGTAGATGCGGCCAAGGCCTTCGGAAACAGGGCGTATTCTGTTCCATACAGGATTTGGTATTCCCTCCGTCCATGGAGGTTAAATGTCTCAGGGACCCTCTCTTTTATAAAGAGCTGCAGCGAACCTCAGCTGCGTCTGTACATACGCAGACCGCAGTTCATAGGAGCCACTTTGGTCAGCAGCTAACGCATTTATGCCCCTTTCCAAGTTAGAGTATTAGCTCATCACATTTCAATTCTAGGCATTTCAACTACTTTTTCTAATCGGTGTCGTGCTCTGAAAAGAGGGCTTACCAAATAAAAAGCAGAGTCCTATAATCGTCCTCTGCTTTTATTCAATCAGTTAGTGCGTGATTATCCTTGAGGTGTAATTAAGTACTTCTCACCTGTCGCTTGTTTAGAATAAGACGCTATTGATTGTAATTTTAATACTTCTGCTAATGACACTTCATGTGTGTAGTGGCTAGCAAAAGTGGTGCTGATCTCTTCTGCAACGCGTTGACGCATCGCAATCACTGTTTTAGTTCCTAGTTTACCGAGTGCATTGAATAACAAGAATCCATTGATACCCCATGCAAAACCGAAGTTATGATTTAGCGTAATAGGTCTACGGTCTAATGCGCCATAGATGTAAACTTGTTTGAAAATGTCTGAGCCATATACGCTGTGCTCTGTCATATCACGTGCAGCAGCAACTTCCATACAGTTAAGAATGTCACTGGTTAATTGACCGCCACCAATGGGGTCAAACGCAATCGTTGCACCCGTTTCAATAATTGCCGCGGTTAAGTCAGCAAGAAAGGTATCACTACTTGAGTTAACAACATATTTTGCGCCCATATCACGCAACAGCGTTTCTTGTTCTGCTTTACGTACTATGTTAATTAAATCGACGCCATCGGCAATACAAATACGGTTTAACATTTGACCAAGGTTAGACGCAGCTGCCGCATGAATGATGGCCTTATGGCCTTCAGCGCGCATGGTTTCAACCATCGCTAATGCGGTAAGCGGGTTAACAAAAGAAGATGCGCCTTCTTTAGCCGTAGTGCCTTCTTTTAACTCTAAACAGCTTTGCACATTAGCGCATATAAATTGACGATAAGTCCCACCACCAATCACTGCAACAGTCTTACCCATTAATGCTTGTGCCGCAGGTGATGAACCTGCTGCAACTACAGTTCCAGCACCTTCATTGCCAACTGGAGTTGATTTACCCACACGGGTTTTAACCGCAGGCATGAATTTAGCGGGAACATCAGCTGTAATGACAGGGCTTTGCTCTGAGC
This window of the Shewanella sp. Choline-02u-19 genome carries:
- a CDS encoding zinc-binding dehydrogenase — protein: MKDTNIQLTSTISQDNKLTLALKDIDMPQPSADEVVIRIEAAPLNPSDLAVLFSAADMTTATQSGSEQSPVITADVPAKFMPAVKTRVGKSTPVGNEGAGTVVAAGSSPAAQALMGKTVAVIGGGTYRQFICANVQSCLELKEGTTAKEGASSFVNPLTALAMVETMRAEGHKAIIHAAAASNLGQMLNRICIADGVDLINIVRKAEQETLLRDMGAKYVVNSSSDTFLADLTAAIIETGATIAFDPIGGGQLTSDILNCMEVAAARDMTEHSVYGSDIFKQVYIYGALDRRPITLNHNFGFAWGINGFLLFNALGKLGTKTVIAMRQRVAEEISTTFASHYTHEVSLAEVLKLQSIASYSKQATGEKYLITPQG